In Candidatus Kapaibacterium thiocyanatum, the DNA window CGCTGATATTGCTGAGCAGGACGACGGGTGCCGTCCTGCGTGCCTTCCGTACGACGTCGACGGCATGGGGGAAGGGCTCTTTCAGCAGCGCACACCATGCGGCGTCGAGCTCGGCATCGGTGCAGGTGAATCCCCACTTCGTACGCATGGCCGCACGGAATTCCTCGTTCGTGACCTCACCGCGGTCCACAGCGAGAAAGATGTCGTCCTGTTTGTCGACGCCGAAATGGATCGGCACTCCATTGTATCCGGCCAGGGCATGCATGGCCTCACGGGTTCTCGTGAAGTCGATGTCGTAGAGCACTGCGCCGAAGTCGAAGATGATCAGATCCATAACGTCTCAATAGCGGAAATAGACCCAGCGTTTGTCGTCGATGGTGCTGCGCGAGCGGACGCCGGCGAGCCATCGGTCATAGGCTTCGGCATGCTGGGACTCGACGAGTGCCGCACCGTTGAGCTGCATGAACATGCCGAATTCGTCGGGATTGGCCTTGACGATGTCGCGGATGTTGACGACGTACCATCCGTTGTCCCCATAGACGGGACCGATGATGCCGCGTACGCCCTGATCGTAGATGCCCTTCGCTGCGAGCGTATCCATGAGCTCGTCGCCGATCATGCCTCCACGGTCGATGGTGACGTCGCGGTAGATCTTCGCATCCCGGGGATGCTCGGCGATGACGAACAGACCTTCGGGCGTCAGTGCGCACATGTCCTTGAGCTCGCGGGCTTCGCGGCTGCGCCCGAGACACGTACGGTCATGGATGATGTCTTTGCGTACTTTCTCGATGGCGGCATCGAAGGGCATGGGGCCGGGAGGAACGCTGTCGACGACGATGGCCACGAGCACACCACGTTCCGGAGTGTCCACCGGATCGCAGGCTGCCGCCACCTGCGTCCTGAACGCCGCGTCGGCGACTGCATAGGATCCGAACAGGCGTTCGTCGATACCGAAGTACGGCGAGACTTCGATCGGCTTGTGCGCAGCCTGGGCGACTTCACCGAGCTCCTTGCCGGCTTCGTAACTCTCGATCGTCGCCTCGACGTTCTGCAGGATGCTGTCGAGCGTAGGTTTCGTGGCGTCGATCGCCGTGTTCAGGGCCGTAACCGCATAGCGCGGGCGTGTGCGTGACGGACCCTTCAGGACCGAGTCGATGCGCAGGACGTGGAGTCCGTCCTGAAGCTTGACGGGGCCTACGATGTCGCCACGCTTCTTGCCGCGGCAGACATTGTAGAAGGGGGCGTGATCGGCGGAGTCGGGATCCACGACCGCATTGCCCGATGATGTCGTCCGTGCGACGGACTGGAAGAGGGAGTCGCGCAGACGTCCTGCCGGTCTCCGCATGCAGTCCTGGACGAAGTTGGTGACGTTCCTGATGATCATCGCCGAGTCGGCGCGCGATGCCTCCACCTTGAAGGCCATGAAGACGAGGCGGCGCAGTTCGTGTTCCGTGCGGTACTGCGCCTTGTGCTGATCGTACCATCGCTGGAGTTCGGCTTCCGTCGGTTCCTTCGTGTTCGGCAGGCAGGGGAGGAAGATGACGTCGGCCGAGCATCGCGATGCGGCGTTCTCGAACGATGCCCTGAGTCGTGAGCTGTCGACCGGAATCTCCTTGGCGAGCGCTTCACGAAGACGGACGTCCAGCATCGTCATACGGACGCGGTCGCGGAGGTCCTTCATGCTCGCCTTGATGTCGTCGATCTGCTGCTGACGCGCATTGGCCGGAATGTCGTCCGAATGGGCGCGTACCAGCGAGTCCGGCGAAAACAGCATGGCTCTCAGAAGCGACGGATCGAAGCGTCCCTTCTCGTCCACGATGCCGCGGCGTACGTAGTCGGGCGTTCTGTTCAGCAACAGGCTGTCCACATCTCCCATCGTGACGTCGATCCGCCGCTTGCGGCACTCCTGGAACACGAGCGTACGTGTGACGAGGTCGTTCCATGTGGCTTCGATGATATCGGGCTGTGACATCGGACGGCCGAGCTTCGCGAATTCCGTACGTCGGCCGACCTCGCGGGCCATTTCTTCGAGGCGGATCGTATCGCCGTTGACGATGCCGGCGTAGGGCTGGGCATGGAGGCAGGCGAAGGCACAGGCGAACAGGACGAGAGGGAGCAGGATAGGTCGTGTCTTCATGTCCGCAAAATAGCTTCTGGGGTTGAGACTGGACGACCGGTATCTTTGCCCAGGAGGAATCGTGAATTCATTCACCATCGTACGCATCAAGCGCAGGCTCAAAGCCCTGCTCATGGATGCACCCGAACGGCAGATGACGGTAGGAACCATTATCGAAGCGCTCGCCGCCGACGGATTCAGGGCATCACCGGACGTATTGCAGGTCATCGTCAATGGAAGTTCGCAGCGGATGTTCGACTACGTCGACGACGGCAATGCGATCCATCTGCTCGAGGATGGAGGGGACCTATGAAGCTGCGCCTGAGTATTCTCGACCAGTCGCCGGTCGTCGACGACATCGCGGCGGCCACGGCGATCGGCAATACCATGGATCTCGTCATGCTCGCCGAGCGGGAGGGATATCATCGGTACTGGTTCGCCGAACATCATGGCGGCGCTTCCTTCGCATCGGCTACGCCCGAGCTGATGATGGCATACGCCGCGGCACGGACGTCGACCATACGTCTCGGGTCCGGCGGTATTCTTCTCGGTCACGCTGCCTCGCTCAAGGTGGCCGAAACGCTGCGGATGCTCGAAGCACTCGCACCAGGCCGTATCGATGCGGGATTCGGGCGGGCGCCGGGCGGAGATGGACGTGTGGCACGGGCGCTGCACTACACTCCCGTCGAGGCGATGACCAGGCTGGATGAAGTATTGCGTTATCTCCGGGATGGACGTCAGCCGTCGCAGGACGGCGATGTCGTGGCCGTTCCGGATGGAGCGGGGATGCCCGAAGTATGGATGCTCGGAACGAGTCCCGACAGCGCTCTGGCCGCCGCCCGTGCAGGCCTGAGCTATGCCTTCGGCGCCTTTATCGATCCGACGCGGATCGACGCCTCCATGGCTGCCTACTGGAACAACTTCGTGCCGTCGGTATGGTGTCCGGAGCCGACGACGATGATCGCGACCGTCGCATTCTGTGCCGATACGGATGCTGCGGCCCAGGATCTTGCGCACTGCAGCGAGGAATGGTTCGTGCAGTCCTTCCTGCGCGGACGGAATACGCGTTTCCCGTCGAAGCCCTCGATGGCGTTCAACGATCACGAACAGGCCATCGCCGCCATGAGGCGCAGTACCGTGCATATCGGTACCGGGGCGGCTGTGAGCCAGGCCATCGAATATCTGGCGCGACGCTATGCTGCATCGGAAGTAGCCGTGGTGACGATCACGGCGCGGCATGAAGACCGACGACGTTCCTATGAATTGCTGATGGCGGCGCATGGAAGCGTTTGACCCGGTTGCATATCGGCGAGGCCGATCGACTCTCAGCGATAGTCCGGAATGTTCAGACCGAGAACGATGTCGCGTCGGATCGTGAGTATCCCGTTCTCGACGTGCGGATGCACGATTCCCGAGCCTCCGCGTTTGGGCAACCTGTCGCGTCTCGACTGCGTCAGCAGCGAATCGTCGTCGAACATGAAGTCGTCGATATAGTATTCGTTGATATCCGGTTCCTTCACGACGGCATGGATGTGCTCGGGCTCGGTCCCATCCGCGTACGCTGCGGGCCTGAACGTATGGAACGTATACCGGCCATCCGCACCGGTCCTGATCCATCCCCGTACGAAGCCATGGCGCTTCGCCCATCCCGTCTCGTTGCCCGTTCGTGCATAACGTCCCCGACGATCCGTGTGATAGATGTAGAGGATGACGTTCGGAGCGGGAGTGATGCCGTCGCGTTGGAAGATGGTGCCCCTGACGACGAGCTTCGGTTCGTTGTCGGTATACGATGGCAGGGTGTCGACGGGAAACAGTGGCGTATTCCCGTATTCGTGGATGGCCTCACACCCTTCGCACGGACCGCCGACGTGCCCACCGACGGATCGCGACGATGCCCGCCGGTCGCTGGTCTGTGCATCGCACGACGTCAGGATGATCGTGAAGACGATGGCGAGAAGGATCGGATGCATCATGATGGTGTTCCGGTGTGAAGCCTTCTGTTACTCTTGCGATCTTTTGATTGTTGGCCTAAGGTGGTTGAGACCGGGGCGCGGCGAACAGGATGAACCTTGACCGTGGTGATCTGT includes these proteins:
- a CDS encoding intradiol ring-cleavage dioxygenase, which produces MHPILLAIVFTIILTSCDAQTSDRRASSRSVGGHVGGPCEGCEAIHEYGNTPLFPVDTLPSYTDNEPKLVVRGTIFQRDGITPAPNVILYIYHTDRRGRYARTGNETGWAKRHGFVRGWIRTGADGRYTFHTFRPAAYADGTEPEHIHAVVKEPDINEYYIDDFMFDDDSLLTQSRRDRLPKRGGSGIVHPHVENGILTIRRDIVLGLNIPDYR